The following is a genomic window from Rhodohalobacter sp. 614A.
CCCGCTAATTTCCGAAAGTTTTATCTCTACCGTTCCTTTATAAATATTCAGAAGGTTTTCTTCCATGTATTTTTTTGTCGGTTCAAGAATCAATTCTTTGGAACGGGATAGTCCGCCGGTAAGAACAATCAACTCCGGATTTAGCAAGGCAACAACGTTAGCCAGTTTTTTTCCTAAAAACCGGCCGGTAATATCAAATGCGCGAAGGGCCAGTTCATCCCCTTCTTTAGCTGCCTTTGTAATTTTCTTTGCGGTAAGTGATCCGTTTTCAGAAAACTGTAAAATCGATTTGTCGTATTCGCCGCTGGCAAGCAATTCATTGGCTGTGTTTACAATTCCGGTGGCCGATGCATATGTTTCAAGACAACCTTTTCGTCCACATCCACAATCCCGTCCCTGGTCGGCTACAATCGTATGGCCAAGCTCGCCTGCATGTCCGCGAGATCCAAGCACAAGATTTCCATCAACAACCAATCCACATCCAAGGCCGGTCCCCAAGGTTACTACAAGAAAATTATTCTTACCCTGGGCAATACCAAAAAGCATTTCGCCTACGGCAGCAGCATTGGCATCATTTGATATGGAAACCGGAAGATTAAAAAGGTCGGAAAGTAAATTGGCCACGGGAATTTTTCTCGGCCAGTTCAGATTCGAGGCGTTGTCGATGGTGCCGTTCAAATAACTGCCGGTAGGTGCGCCAACACTTACACCAACAAGATCATAGCCAGCTCCAAGAGCCGCCATCATCTCTTTTATCTGTTCGGTAACAGACTCGAAAAACGTCTCGTAGCGAATATTTGAATTTGTTGGTATGGATTGATAGGCGAATAATTTACCTTCGCGACTTACCAACCCAAATTTAGTTTCAGTACCCCCTAAGTCAATTCCCGCAACTAGCTCCATATCATGCTCTTATAAATAGCTTACCATGTTGCACGAAGTTTTTCTTCAGCAACGCAATTAACAGTGAAAGTTTAAATTATTGAATCAAATAATACTTCTCTAAAATCTTGATTAATCCCCTAAAAGCAAATTAATAGTAGCTTGTTTTTATTTTTTGGAACCGATTCCAAGCAGCACTCATTCCTTTAATAGTTATATTATTGTACTGAACAACTAAGCGTTAAACCAACTACCTGAAATCTACCATCGATGAAAAACTTACACGAAAAGTTGAATTCGACTGACAAGCGTCTGCGCTATTACGAAAACATTCCGACGGTTATTTATGAAGGAAGCTCAGAGGCTTCGCTGGCCATTGCACAAGAAATTGCAGAACTGATTAAAGAGAAAGAAAAAAAGAATGAAAAAGCTGTTTTAGGACTCGCAACAGGCTCCACACCGGTTGCCGTTTACGATGAGCTGGTCCGAATGCATGAGGAAGATGGACTGAGCTTTAAAAATGTGATCACGTTTAACCTTGATGAGTATTACCCCATCAAACCCGATTCTTTGCAGAGCTATGTCCGGTTTATGCACGAGCACCTTTTTGATTCGATTGATATTCCTGAGGACCAGATTCATATTCCGGATGGGACGGTTTCTGAAAATGAAATTTTTGATTATTGCGATCAGTATGAAGCTAGAATTGAAGAAGCCGGTGGTATTGATATTCAGCTTTTGGGGATTGGGCGAACCGGCCATATCGGGTTTAACGAACCCGGATCAAGACCAGATTCTATAACCCGGCTCATTACACTGGACAAAATTACCCGAAAAGATGCCGCCAGTGATTTCTTTGGCGAAGAATATGTTCCCCGCCGGGCAATCACCATGGGCGTAGGAACCATCATGAAATCCAAAAAAATTATTCTGATGGCCTGGGGAGAAGGAAAAGCCAACATCATCAAAGAAACCGTTGAAGGAGACATCCAGGAAAGCATTCCGGCTACTTATCTTCAGAATCATAAAAACACAACCATTGTGCTCGATCAGGCTTCATCAGAAAAGCTGATGCGAATCAATACGCCCTGGCTGCTCACTTCCTGCAAATGGGATGAAAAGCTGGTTCGAAAAGCGGTCGTCTGGCTCTGCCAAAAACTGGACAAGCCCATTCTCAAACTTACGGATGAGAATTACAACGAAAACGGGATGGCAGATCTCATCACTACACAAGGACCCGCATACAACATCAACATTAAGGTGTTTAATGAGCTGCAACACACCATTACCGGATGGCCGGGCGGTAAACCGAATGAGGATGACAAGTATCGCCCTGAACGACGAGAGCCATTCCCAAAACGCGCTATTGTTTTTAGTCCGCATCCTGATGATGATGTAATCTCTATGGGAGGAACTTTGATCCGGTTGGTTGATCATGGGCATGAAGTTCATATTGCCTATCAAACATCCGGAAATATTGCTGTTTTTGATGATGACGTGGTTCGATTTGCCGATTTTGTTCTTGATTACACCGAAGCATTTGATATGAAAGAACAAAAAGCCGAAAAACTGTTTCGAAAAGTCAATGATTTTCTGAAATCCAAACAGCCGGGCCAGGTTGATTCGCCTGAGGTGAAGAAAATAAAAGGACTTATTCGCCGCGGTGAAGCTAAAGCCGGAGGACGCTACTGCGGAGTTCCCGATGAAAATATGCACTTCATGGAATTGCCGTTTTATGAAACCGGCCGGGTGAAGAAAAAACCCATTTCAGATGAAGATATTCAGATCACGGTTGACCTCCTGAGGAAAGTGAAACCTCATCAAATTTACGCGGCCGGTGATTTATCTGATCCGCACGGAACCCACCGCGTTTGTTTGACCGCCATTTTTGAAGCGCTTGACGTGGTTAAAAATGATGATTGGGCGAAAGATTGCTGGGTATGGCTCTACCGGGGCGCATGGCAGGAATGGGATGTAAACGAGATAGAAATGGCCGTTCCCCTCAGTCCGCTTGAACTGCAACGAAAACGCCGTGCAATCTTCAAACATCAATCACAAAAAGACCGGCCACTCTTTCCCGGGTCTGATACCCGAGAATTCTGGCAACGCTCTGAAGATCGAAACCGTGGAACGGCTAAGGTTTATGACGATCTGGGGTTAGCCGAATATGAAGCCATCGAAGGATTTGTTCGATACCATTTTCTTTGACCCGAAAGGCCTCCTTCCATATCAGGAGGCCTTTTACTTTTTCTTATAATGAATGATGGGAAGTTCTTTCAGTACCTTCGCACTATATTCCGGCGTAATATCCCGCTGAGGCGTTCCAAGCATTTCATATCCCACTCTGAATTTTTTAACGGTTGCCGAACGTAACAACGGCGGATAAAAATGCATATGAAAATGCCATTCGGGATGTTCTTTTCCATCCGTTGGCGCAGGATGAAATCCGGCTGAGTAAGGAAAAGACACCTCAAACAGATTATCGTATTTGATGGTGATTTTTTGGATGATATCAGCCAGAGAATCTTTTTCTGATTCGGTCATATCCGTAAATCGCCCAAACGGACGCTTGCTGATCAAAAGCGTTTCAAAGGGCCAAAACGCCCAGAATGGAATCAAAACTGCGAAATCATCATTCTCAACTACGATTCTTTCATTCTTCTTGAGTTCAAGATTTAGATAATCAGAAAGAAGAGTTCTCGTATTTTTTTTGAAGTGATCTGAAAACTGTTTCAACTCTTTGGCCGGTTCATCGGGAATGGTTTGTTGTGCCCAAATTTGTCCGTGAGGATGCGGGTTACTGCATCCCATAATCTCGCCTTTATTCTCAAAAATCTGCACGTAATTAATATACTCTCTTTCGCCGAGTTCTTGGTACTCTTTTGTCCAGAGATCCACCACTTCCCGGATCTGTGAGACCTCCATTTCCGGCAACGTCAAATCATGGCGCGGAGAAAAACAGATTACTCTGCAAATTCCTTTTTCTCCTTTTGCGATGAGCAGATCATCCTCATTTGAAACCTCAGATGGAGTGTCCGGTTTCAGAGCACTGAAATCATTTGTAAAAACAAACGTGCTCTCGTAATCGGAATTTTGTTTGCCACCAGCCCGCGAATTTCCGGGACATAAATAACATGCCGGATCGTATTCAGGTTTTGATTCACCCGCCTGATCTTCGGTTTTTCCCTGCCACGGACGTTTAGTCCGATGTGGGCTCACCTGTACCCACTCTCCGGAAAGAATATTGTATCGGCGATGAGGATGGTTATTCAAATCGATGTTCATATCTCTTTAACAGATCTCGCTGACTGATCCACAAGATGTGTCCCTCCTGAAACTTTGGCCTGATAAATTTTTGTTTCCTTACCGGTTCTCTCATGATAACGTTCTGCAATTTGTTTCTTGAAAGATGCGAGATGAGAATCTTCAACAAGATTGATTGTACATCCGCCAAATCCTCCTCCCATCATTCGGGAGCCGTATACACCTTCAATAGATCGGGCTTCTTCTACCAGAATATCCAGTTCCTTGCAACTAACTTCATACTCATCTTTTAATCCCATATGGGAGGCATACATCCGTTGCCCAAAAGAAACCAGATCTTCGTTATTAAGATCCTTACAGGCATCCAACACCCGTTGATTTTCTTCTATCACGTATTTACACCGTTTGTAAACAACAGGATCAAGTTCTTTTTGATGACTTTGTAAGAAAGAGAGTGAAACATCTCTCAGGTTTTGTATGGATGAGTCAAATTGCTGTAAGACTTTTACACCTTCTTCGCACTGCGAGCGCCGGATATTATATTCGGATGAAACCAGTTCTCTCTGCACTTGGGTATCACAAAGTACAATGTGAATATCATCAAACTTAAACGGGTAAAACTCATACTCCAGCGAACGACAATCCAGCTTCATTGCATGGTCTTCTTTCCCGTTCAGGCTTACAAACTGATCCATAATCCCACATTGCACACCCACAAATTCATTTTCTGCTTTTTGGGCAATTTTAGCCATGTCTTCAGGGGAGATGTCCAATTCAAAAAGTTCCGTTAATCCGTACAACACCGCTCCTTCCAGAGCTGCAGATGATGACATTCCCGCGCCTATGGGAATATCCCCACCAAATGCACAATCGAAACCGCTCACCTCATATCCATGATGTTGCAATTGATCGACAACTCCCAGCAGATAATTTGGCCATCCTTTCTCTGATTTTACAAGTGGCTTTGTGATATCCGCTTCCCAATAATCGTCCAGATCAACAGAAAACAATTTGGCTTTGTCTGAATGGTTGTCGGAAATGGCAAGATAAATCTGCTTATTAACGGCGGCCGGCAAAACGAATCCATCATTATAATCCGTGTGTTCGCCAATAAGGTTAACCCGTCCGGGAGAATTTATCAGTATATAATCATCATCAAAACGATTTTGAAATTCTCGTTTGACTCGTTTGGCTAATTGGTTCATCAATAAATCTTCAATTCAATTTGTTTACCAGAATACTGCATAGAGCACAGCTACCAACATCAAGATCACATATGAACCAATGTTAAATGCCGAGTCTGTTTTAAACGTTTCTGCGGTTGTATGAATAGCTTTCGGGTCTTCATTGTATGGATTGGTTGTCAAACTTACCCCAACAATAATGACGATCGTCAGTATCAGCGTGTAATACATTTGATCCAGGAAGGGTAGCCCAAGTGGAGCCAGTTTTAATATCAATGCAATAATGATCGATCCCAAGACTCCGTAAATTGCTCCTTTGGTTGTTGTCTGCTTCCAAAAGAGTCCCATCAAAAACACTGCTAAAATACCAGGACTTACTAAGCCGGTGTATTCCTGGATATATTGAAACACCTGCGGAACCGACTGGAGCTGCGGAGCCATAAAAATGGCAATGAGTAATGCAATGGTAGCTGTAATTCTTCCCATATTAACCGTTTGCTTATCTGTAGCATTTTTGTTGATGTACGGGAGGTAGATATCCATTGTAAAAATAGTGGCTACCGAATTCAGCATAGAAGCCAGAGAAGAAACGATAGCTGCGGCAAGTGCGGCAACTACCAATCCCAAAAATCCGGGTGAAAGGAATACTTTCATCAGCCAGGGATAGGCATTATCGTATTCAATGCTTCCATCCGGATTTTGAAAGACATCAATAATTCCCGGAATCTGCGCGGTTCCATCCGGCTGTGTATAAAGCACATAAACGATGATGCCGGGAATTACAACAATCAGAGGAATGATCAGTTTAAGGACAGCGGCAAAAATAATTCCTTTTTGGGATTCCTTTAACGATTTTGCAGCCAAAGTGCGCTGGATGATATATTGATTGAATCCCCAGTAGTAGAGATTTGCCACCCACATTCCTCCAATCAAAACGGCGATGCCGGGCAAGTTTTGAAACTCCGGATTGGACCGGTCAAGAATCATATTAAATTTATCACCGGCTACTTCATAAATGTGCTGAAATCCATAAAGAATTCCGCCTTCGGGGGTTACGTGATAAAGCGCAACAAGAGTTGTTACGAGACCTCCCAGAACCAGCAATCCTACCTGAAGAACATCTGTCCATGCTACGGCAGCCAATCCTCCATATAACGAATAGGCAGCAGCAATTAAAGCTAAGCCAATCAGGGCATAAATCAGCAGACTTCCATCTCCTGTTCCCATAATGGTGTCAATGGCTTTGGCCCCCAAGAACATGACGGTAGTGAGGTTAACAAAAACAAATAATCCGATCCAAAAAATTGCTAAAATCGTCTTCAATGTGGTATTGAAACGTTTTTCAACGAATTCAGGAATGGTATAAAGTTCTTTCTCAATGAAAATGGGAAGCAGGTATTTACCCACAATAATCAGCGTTACGGCTCCCATCCATTCGTAGGTAGCAATGGCAAGCCCCACGGCAAAACCCGATCCCGACATCCCAATGATCTGTTCAGCCGAAATGTTTGCCGCAATTAATGAGGCTCCGATTGCCCACCAAGGGAGGGATTTCCCGGCTAAAAAATAGTCTTCTGCATTTTTTTGATGCCCCTCTTTATCCCGAGAGACCCAAAGCCCAATTCCAATAATGAGAGCACAATACAATGAGAAGACAATGGTATCAAGTGCTGTAAAGGTCATATGATTTAATAAAGTTCTAGCTCCAAAAAAAGTAATTGAGATATGTCCAATACCTTATTTTAGAAAGATCCAAATGTTATCGATAACATGCAATTTTATGTATCGGTTTTTATAAAATTTGAGACAAAATATATGCGTCGGAAAAATCATCCTGTCCGCTACTCCGTTGAAAATTTGTAAATGGACAAGGAGTGATAAATTTCTCCGGGATTTAATACCGTGGATGGAAAATCAGGATGGTTCGGAGAATCCGGAAAGTGCTGGGTTTCGAGACAAAATGCTGTTCGATGTGTGTACGGCTGGCCTTCTTTTCCAGTATCCGATCCGTCCAAAAAATTCCCTCCGTAAAATTGAATACCTGGTTCCGTCGTAAAAACTTCCATCGTTCGTCCAGAAGCCGGATCCGTTACTTTTGCAGCTTGCGTTAATTTCCCCGGTTGTTCTTTGTCCAGGATAAAATTATGATCATAGCCCTGACCATACTCAAGCTGTGTGTTATCTGCAGAAAGATCTTCTCCAATTGCTTTTGAACTTGTAAAATCAAATGGCGTCCCCTCCACTGCTGTCATTTCTCCGGTGGGAATAAGTGTAGAGTCTACCGGGGTGTATTTTGAACCGTAAATAGTTAGTTCATGCTCATTGATGGTTCCGCTGGCCGCCCCGCCCAAATTAAAAAATGCATGATTGGTCAGGTTGATGGGAGTCGGGCTGTCTGTAGTAGCTGTATAATCAATTTTCAGCTCATTTTGAGGAGTCAATGTATATTTTACTTTTACGCTCAAATTGCCGGGATATCCCTCTTCTCCATCTTCAGAGAAATAGGTCAATACCAAATGTTGATCGTCTAATTGACTGGCATCCCAAACCACGTTATGAAATCCGCCGGGACCACCATGCAGGTGATTTTGTCCGTTGTTTGTAGCCAATGAGTAGGTTTCCCCATTCAAAGAAAACTGCCCTTTTTGAATCCGATTTCCATACCGGCCAATGAGAGCTCCAAAATAAACCTCATTCGCATTTAAATATCCGTCAATACTGTCAAATCCGAGGACAATGTCATCATATTCTCCA
Proteins encoded in this region:
- the nagB gene encoding glucosamine-6-phosphate deaminase, with translation MKNLHEKLNSTDKRLRYYENIPTVIYEGSSEASLAIAQEIAELIKEKEKKNEKAVLGLATGSTPVAVYDELVRMHEEDGLSFKNVITFNLDEYYPIKPDSLQSYVRFMHEHLFDSIDIPEDQIHIPDGTVSENEIFDYCDQYEARIEEAGGIDIQLLGIGRTGHIGFNEPGSRPDSITRLITLDKITRKDAASDFFGEEYVPRRAITMGVGTIMKSKKIILMAWGEGKANIIKETVEGDIQESIPATYLQNHKNTTIVLDQASSEKLMRINTPWLLTSCKWDEKLVRKAVVWLCQKLDKPILKLTDENYNENGMADLITTQGPAYNINIKVFNELQHTITGWPGGKPNEDDKYRPERREPFPKRAIVFSPHPDDDVISMGGTLIRLVDHGHEVHIAYQTSGNIAVFDDDVVRFADFVLDYTEAFDMKEQKAEKLFRKVNDFLKSKQPGQVDSPEVKKIKGLIRRGEAKAGGRYCGVPDENMHFMELPFYETGRVKKKPISDEDIQITVDLLRKVKPHQIYAAGDLSDPHGTHRVCLTAIFEALDVVKNDDWAKDCWVWLYRGAWQEWDVNEIEMAVPLSPLELQRKRRAIFKHQSQKDRPLFPGSDTREFWQRSEDRNRGTAKVYDDLGLAEYEAIEGFVRYHFL
- a CDS encoding galactokinase; translated protein: MNQLAKRVKREFQNRFDDDYILINSPGRVNLIGEHTDYNDGFVLPAAVNKQIYLAISDNHSDKAKLFSVDLDDYWEADITKPLVKSEKGWPNYLLGVVDQLQHHGYEVSGFDCAFGGDIPIGAGMSSSAALEGAVLYGLTELFELDISPEDMAKIAQKAENEFVGVQCGIMDQFVSLNGKEDHAMKLDCRSLEYEFYPFKFDDIHIVLCDTQVQRELVSSEYNIRRSQCEEGVKVLQQFDSSIQNLRDVSLSFLQSHQKELDPVVYKRCKYVIEENQRVLDACKDLNNEDLVSFGQRMYASHMGLKDEYEVSCKELDILVEEARSIEGVYGSRMMGGGFGGCTINLVEDSHLASFKKQIAERYHERTGKETKIYQAKVSGGTHLVDQSARSVKEI
- a CDS encoding aldose epimerase family protein, which codes for MQKSNFQTEIEGRQTDLFVLQNQQGMKVGITNYGGRIVSWLAPDKNGEYDDIVLGFDSIDGYLNANEVYFGALIGRYGNRIQKGQFSLNGETYSLATNNGQNHLHGGPGGFHNVVWDASQLDDQHLVLTYFSEDGEEGYPGNLSVKVKYTLTPQNELKIDYTATTDSPTPINLTNHAFFNLGGAASGTINEHELTIYGSKYTPVDSTLIPTGEMTAVEGTPFDFTSSKAIGEDLSADNTQLEYGQGYDHNFILDKEQPGKLTQAAKVTDPASGRTMEVFTTEPGIQFYGGNFLDGSDTGKEGQPYTHRTAFCLETQHFPDSPNHPDFPSTVLNPGEIYHSLSIYKFSTE
- a CDS encoding sodium/sugar symporter, giving the protein MTFTALDTIVFSLYCALIIGIGLWVSRDKEGHQKNAEDYFLAGKSLPWWAIGASLIAANISAEQIIGMSGSGFAVGLAIATYEWMGAVTLIIVGKYLLPIFIEKELYTIPEFVEKRFNTTLKTILAIFWIGLFVFVNLTTVMFLGAKAIDTIMGTGDGSLLIYALIGLALIAAAYSLYGGLAAVAWTDVLQVGLLVLGGLVTTLVALYHVTPEGGILYGFQHIYEVAGDKFNMILDRSNPEFQNLPGIAVLIGGMWVANLYYWGFNQYIIQRTLAAKSLKESQKGIIFAAVLKLIIPLIVVIPGIIVYVLYTQPDGTAQIPGIIDVFQNPDGSIEYDNAYPWLMKVFLSPGFLGLVVAALAAAIVSSLASMLNSVATIFTMDIYLPYINKNATDKQTVNMGRITATIALLIAIFMAPQLQSVPQVFQYIQEYTGLVSPGILAVFLMGLFWKQTTTKGAIYGVLGSIIIALILKLAPLGLPFLDQMYYTLILTIVIIVGVSLTTNPYNEDPKAIHTTAETFKTDSAFNIGSYVILMLVAVLYAVFW
- a CDS encoding UDP-glucose--hexose-1-phosphate uridylyltransferase; the protein is MNIDLNNHPHRRYNILSGEWVQVSPHRTKRPWQGKTEDQAGESKPEYDPACYLCPGNSRAGGKQNSDYESTFVFTNDFSALKPDTPSEVSNEDDLLIAKGEKGICRVICFSPRHDLTLPEMEVSQIREVVDLWTKEYQELGEREYINYVQIFENKGEIMGCSNPHPHGQIWAQQTIPDEPAKELKQFSDHFKKNTRTLLSDYLNLELKKNERIVVENDDFAVLIPFWAFWPFETLLISKRPFGRFTDMTESEKDSLADIIQKITIKYDNLFEVSFPYSAGFHPAPTDGKEHPEWHFHMHFYPPLLRSATVKKFRVGYEMLGTPQRDITPEYSAKVLKELPIIHYKKK
- a CDS encoding ROK family protein, with amino-acid sequence MELVAGIDLGGTETKFGLVSREGKLFAYQSIPTNSNIRYETFFESVTEQIKEMMAALGAGYDLVGVSVGAPTGSYLNGTIDNASNLNWPRKIPVANLLSDLFNLPVSISNDANAAAVGEMLFGIAQGKNNFLVVTLGTGLGCGLVVDGNLVLGSRGHAGELGHTIVADQGRDCGCGRKGCLETYASATGIVNTANELLASGEYDKSILQFSENGSLTAKKITKAAKEGDELALRAFDITGRFLGKKLANVVALLNPELIVLTGGLSRSKELILEPTKKYMEENLLNIYKGTVEIKLSEISGEKTAILGAAAFMWLKIDSMSKQTA